Proteins co-encoded in one Rudaeicoccus suwonensis genomic window:
- the pyk gene encoding pyruvate kinase, with protein MRRAKIVATLGPATSSPEKVRELVDAGMDVARLNLSHGAYADHEKVYAAIRSASAESGAAVCVMCDLQGPKIRTGRFAEGPITLANGERFVITVDDVLGDHDRVSTTYKGLPGDVQPGDRLLIDDGKVCLRAVEVTATDVITEVVEGGVVSNNKGINLPGVAVSVPALSEKDEADLRWALQLGADVIALSFVRDADDIERVHEIMAEEGRTVPVIAKVEKPQAVANLAAIIAAFDGVMVARGDLGVELPLEEVPLVQKRAVEMCRKNAKPVIVATQVLESMIENSRPTRAEASDCANAVLDGADAIMLSGETSVGAWPIEAVRTMARIIESTEEHGLERVPPLGSRPHTKGGAVTAAAAEVGDLLGVRYLVTFTESGDSARRLSRLRNPRPMLAFTPSEATRSKLALVWGVQTYLMPQVQHTDQMAMQVDELLLETGRGQEGDLVVIVAGSPPGIPGSTNALRVHKVGDAKNHVAPAYE; from the coding sequence ATGCGTCGAGCCAAGATTGTTGCGACCCTCGGACCTGCCACATCATCACCGGAGAAAGTACGCGAACTCGTCGACGCGGGCATGGATGTCGCCCGGTTGAATCTGTCGCACGGCGCGTACGCCGACCACGAAAAGGTCTATGCCGCAATTCGTTCCGCGAGTGCCGAGTCCGGCGCGGCCGTCTGTGTGATGTGCGATCTGCAGGGTCCGAAGATCCGGACCGGCCGGTTCGCCGAAGGCCCGATCACCCTGGCGAACGGCGAACGTTTCGTCATCACCGTCGACGACGTGCTCGGTGACCACGACCGCGTTTCGACGACCTACAAAGGTCTGCCCGGTGACGTGCAACCCGGTGACCGGTTGCTGATCGACGACGGCAAGGTCTGCCTGCGAGCGGTCGAGGTGACGGCCACCGATGTGATCACCGAGGTCGTCGAGGGCGGCGTCGTCTCCAACAACAAGGGCATCAACCTGCCAGGAGTCGCGGTGAGCGTGCCCGCGCTGTCGGAGAAGGACGAAGCCGATCTGCGCTGGGCGCTGCAGCTGGGCGCCGATGTCATCGCGCTGTCGTTCGTGCGCGACGCCGACGACATCGAGCGGGTGCACGAGATCATGGCCGAGGAGGGCCGCACCGTCCCGGTGATCGCCAAGGTCGAGAAGCCGCAGGCGGTGGCCAATCTCGCGGCGATCATCGCCGCCTTCGACGGTGTGATGGTGGCGCGTGGCGACCTCGGCGTCGAGCTTCCGCTGGAGGAAGTGCCGCTGGTGCAGAAGCGCGCCGTCGAGATGTGCCGCAAGAACGCCAAGCCGGTCATCGTCGCCACGCAGGTGCTGGAGTCGATGATCGAGAACTCGCGCCCGACCCGCGCCGAGGCGAGCGACTGCGCCAACGCGGTGCTCGACGGTGCCGACGCGATCATGTTGTCGGGGGAGACCAGCGTCGGCGCGTGGCCGATCGAGGCCGTGCGCACCATGGCGCGCATCATCGAAAGCACCGAGGAGCACGGTCTTGAGCGGGTGCCCCCGCTGGGCTCGCGCCCGCACACGAAGGGCGGCGCGGTCACGGCGGCAGCAGCCGAGGTCGGTGACCTGCTCGGCGTGCGCTACCTGGTGACCTTCACCGAGTCCGGTGATTCGGCCCGTCGGTTGTCGCGGCTGCGCAACCCGCGCCCGATGCTGGCGTTCACGCCGTCGGAGGCGACTCGCTCGAAGCTGGCGCTCGTGTGGGGTGTGCAGACCTATCTGATGCCGCAGGTGCAGCACACCGACCAGATGGCGATGCAGGTCGACGAGCTGCTGCTCGAGACCGGCCGCGGCCAGGAGGGCGATCTCGTGGTGATCGTCGCCGGTTCGCCGCCCGGAATCCCCGGTTCCACCAACGCACTGCGCGTGCACAAGGTGGGTGATGCCAAAAACCACGTCGCGCCGGCCTACGAGTGA
- a CDS encoding recombinase family protein: MSTTATHPTATETATKVAVTYLRVSTTRQMSAGADVDAEGNSIATQREWSAKKAVALGASLQQEFVEPGASAQTIEKRPVFKQMLAYLGEHPEVDYVIIYMRSRAFRNLGDAVMTKRTLERLGVKLVSAKEDFGDGIMADAMEAVTDIMNEVQVRLSGEDIKIKLRHKVENGGTTGRAKLGYLNVRVEHDGRLINSIALDQERAPLVKQAFELYATGDYSLERLHVAMADLGFTTRPSRKFAQQPVSIAKLHTMLRDPYYVGIVTYKGEQFPGRHEPIIDQDLFDQVQQVMNHRSKRGQRDRVLYHYLKGLLYCDRCAKAGRNARLIYTEAKGRGGTYAYYLCRGRQDGVCDLPYLPVDRVEDAVARHYVTLGLPTDFLTEIREAIDQNMASESASIRELHARYRRKLTTLAAREEKLLDLTEDGALPRERIRARLRQLQIERHRAEQGLTETGDKIAQ; the protein is encoded by the coding sequence ATGAGCACGACCGCCACACACCCCACAGCGACCGAGACGGCAACCAAAGTGGCAGTGACCTACTTACGCGTCTCGACCACGAGACAAATGAGTGCCGGTGCCGACGTCGACGCCGAAGGCAACTCCATCGCCACCCAGCGCGAGTGGAGCGCGAAGAAAGCAGTCGCCCTCGGCGCCAGCCTGCAACAGGAATTCGTCGAACCAGGCGCATCAGCGCAGACAATCGAGAAACGGCCCGTGTTTAAGCAGATGCTCGCCTACCTCGGCGAACACCCAGAGGTCGACTACGTCATCATCTACATGCGCTCGCGCGCCTTCCGCAACCTCGGAGACGCCGTCATGACCAAGCGCACACTCGAGCGACTCGGGGTCAAACTCGTGTCGGCCAAAGAAGACTTCGGTGACGGCATCATGGCGGACGCCATGGAAGCCGTCACGGACATCATGAATGAAGTCCAAGTCCGCCTCTCCGGCGAAGACATCAAGATCAAGCTGCGTCACAAAGTCGAAAATGGGGGAACGACTGGCCGAGCAAAGCTCGGCTACCTCAACGTCCGGGTCGAGCACGACGGGCGGCTCATCAACAGCATTGCCCTCGACCAGGAGCGAGCACCGCTTGTGAAACAAGCCTTCGAGCTCTACGCCACTGGCGACTACTCACTCGAGCGGCTCCATGTCGCGATGGCGGATCTCGGGTTCACCACCAGACCCAGCCGCAAGTTCGCGCAGCAACCCGTTTCAATCGCGAAGCTACACACCATGCTGCGAGACCCGTACTACGTCGGAATAGTCACCTACAAAGGTGAACAGTTCCCCGGACGGCACGAACCGATCATCGATCAAGACCTGTTCGATCAAGTGCAGCAGGTCATGAATCACCGGTCGAAGCGAGGACAACGCGACCGTGTGCTCTATCACTACTTGAAGGGCCTGCTGTACTGCGACCGCTGCGCTAAGGCCGGACGAAACGCCCGCCTCATCTACACCGAAGCCAAAGGCCGTGGCGGCACCTACGCCTACTACCTATGCCGCGGCCGACAAGATGGCGTCTGCGACCTGCCATACCTGCCTGTGGACCGCGTCGAAGATGCCGTCGCACGGCACTACGTCACACTGGGTCTACCCACGGACTTTCTGACCGAGATCCGAGAGGCCATTGACCAAAATATGGCTAGCGAATCCGCCAGTATCCGCGAACTCCACGCGAGGTACCGCAGGAAGCTCACCACCCTGGCGGCGCGCGAAGAAAAACTGCTCGATCTCACAGAAGATGGCGCACTGCCACGAGAAAGAATTCGAGCCCGACTGCGCCAACTCCAAATCGAACGCCACCGCGCCGAACAAGGACTCACCGAGACCGGCGACAAAATCGCCCAATGA
- a CDS encoding ImmA/IrrE family metallo-endopeptidase has product MKTINTTHATSTSPLASLRAMTPRCHMSFDDTKALAERQAARLVQLLGEGGISGHGIDEADLARMPRIRVVHEVLSSTGMTFWNGHEWVIALNQEDSLARQRFTLLHEFKHIIDHGADKRLYRSRWEAERAADYFAGTVLVPKRELKHVFCNLTQNVNQLATHFGVSQQAIQVRLEQTGLVDPTTKRTERCARPVSRLPWQPQQFRTIQMNGART; this is encoded by the coding sequence ATGAAAACTATCAACACCACCCACGCAACATCCACGTCTCCGCTGGCGAGCCTTCGCGCCATGACCCCGAGATGCCACATGTCCTTCGACGACACCAAAGCACTAGCGGAACGACAAGCGGCCAGGCTGGTGCAACTCCTCGGCGAAGGTGGCATCAGCGGCCACGGCATCGACGAGGCCGATCTTGCCCGTATGCCGCGCATCCGGGTTGTGCACGAAGTGCTGTCCAGTACGGGCATGACGTTCTGGAACGGGCACGAGTGGGTCATCGCCCTCAACCAGGAGGACAGCCTCGCACGCCAGCGCTTCACCCTCCTGCACGAGTTCAAGCACATCATCGACCACGGAGCCGATAAGCGGCTCTACCGCAGCCGGTGGGAAGCAGAACGCGCCGCTGACTACTTCGCAGGCACCGTCCTCGTGCCAAAACGAGAGCTCAAGCACGTCTTCTGCAACCTGACACAAAACGTCAACCAACTCGCCACGCACTTCGGCGTCAGCCAGCAGGCCATCCAGGTGCGCCTTGAGCAAACCGGCCTTGTCGACCCGACCACGAAGCGCACCGAGCGGTGCGCACGACCAGTCTCAAGGCTGCCATGGCAGCCACAGCAGTTTCGAACCATCCAGATGAACGGAGCACGCACATGA
- a CDS encoding helix-turn-helix domain-containing protein, whose amino-acid sequence MDKQQKTGLTFGQLIHRERMKSGLSFSQAATQVGVSKSLLHLWESDQVTHPDHGAVMRLASLLNIDQMDLVRLAGYDTAETLPTVQPYFRNKYPGMPDAAINEIEAITKKYGFDPNNPGPRPGEDER is encoded by the coding sequence ATGGACAAACAACAAAAGACCGGACTGACGTTCGGGCAACTTATTCACAGAGAACGAATGAAATCAGGACTCAGCTTCAGCCAAGCGGCGACACAGGTCGGGGTATCTAAATCATTGCTGCATTTATGGGAATCCGATCAAGTCACCCACCCGGATCATGGTGCCGTCATGCGCCTCGCCAGTCTGCTCAACATCGATCAGATGGACTTGGTCCGACTGGCTGGGTACGACACCGCCGAGACGCTGCCAACAGTGCAGCCGTACTTCCGCAACAAGTACCCAGGCATGCCCGACGCAGCGATTAACGAAATTGAAGCGATCACCAAGAAATACGGCTTCGACCCGAACAACCCTGGTCCACGACCTGGAGAAGACGAACGCTAG
- a CDS encoding ribbon-helix-helix protein, CopG family — protein MSDIKTFAVRLDSELHARLTLLAKLSGRSATDIIRAGIETQLDTMSKAPEIAARAAELQDELTREATAQQAALAALVGDHAKQNTAPSSSRRTSPGSK, from the coding sequence ATGAGCGACATCAAGACATTCGCCGTGCGACTCGACAGCGAGCTGCACGCCCGGTTGACCCTGCTCGCCAAGCTGTCGGGTCGATCCGCCACGGACATCATCCGCGCCGGCATCGAAACGCAGCTCGACACGATGAGCAAAGCCCCAGAGATCGCTGCCCGCGCAGCCGAACTCCAGGACGAACTCACCCGTGAAGCCACCGCCCAACAAGCCGCACTCGCGGCCCTGGTCGGAGACCACGCGAAACAGAACACCGCCCCGAGTTCGTCTCGGCGCACGTCACCAGGCAGCAAGTAA
- a CDS encoding antirestriction protein ArdA, which translates to MNEYTPRHSRHHHEDSHETQQSTRRDDEPAVGFDPEHLPPQPSIWVATGSEAMTGQWIDATLDPDQLKVALDGRDIYDSIGFGDFHFRPGDNPQLISTIARGIREYGEPFAYWAHLHDGDPGMLASFEDAYLGDYATPADWALAITDAQNILNELRLDIGDLVEFFHFDADAFVENAVDDGHVWIERRDDGRCWVFRTT; encoded by the coding sequence ATGAACGAATACACCCCACGCCACAGCAGACACCACCACGAAGACAGCCACGAGACGCAACAGTCCACGCGTCGTGACGACGAACCCGCCGTCGGGTTCGACCCCGAGCACCTACCGCCGCAGCCGAGTATCTGGGTCGCCACCGGCTCCGAGGCGATGACCGGGCAGTGGATCGACGCCACCCTCGACCCCGACCAGCTCAAGGTCGCGCTCGACGGCCGCGACATCTACGACAGCATCGGGTTCGGCGACTTCCACTTCCGACCCGGTGACAATCCGCAGCTCATCTCTACTATCGCCCGTGGTATCCGTGAGTACGGCGAGCCCTTCGCGTATTGGGCGCACCTACACGACGGCGACCCCGGCATGCTCGCCAGCTTCGAGGACGCCTACCTCGGCGACTACGCCACACCCGCCGACTGGGCACTGGCGATCACCGACGCGCAGAACATCCTGAACGAACTACGTCTGGACATCGGGGATCTCGTCGAGTTCTTCCACTTCGACGCCGATGCCTTCGTTGAGAACGCCGTGGATGACGGGCATGTCTGGATCGAACGCCGTGACGACGGCCGCTGCTGGGTCTTCAGAACGACCTGA
- a CDS encoding MT-A70 family methyltransferase: protein MSVPAPTPPAAPKYRTILADPPWDIQQKGKRGAGEHYQLMTLERITAMPVADLAADDAHLWLWVTNATLRHGYDVAEAWGFTVRSPLTWIKFRLGLGNYLRNSTEHLLFATKGTAPVRFRSQPTWIQAPVQDHSHKPEEQYALIERISPGPYLELFARRQPPHTSGRDRWHVWGNQIHSDIHIPGYPVPNNNGSSEPITKTTKGGTP from the coding sequence ATGAGCGTGCCAGCACCAACACCACCAGCAGCACCGAAGTACCGCACGATCCTGGCCGACCCGCCCTGGGACATCCAGCAGAAGGGTAAGCGCGGCGCCGGGGAGCACTACCAACTCATGACCCTCGAGCGGATCACAGCGATGCCGGTCGCGGACCTGGCCGCCGACGACGCGCACCTGTGGTTGTGGGTCACTAACGCCACCCTCCGGCACGGGTACGACGTCGCCGAAGCGTGGGGGTTCACCGTCCGCTCACCGCTGACCTGGATCAAGTTCCGCCTCGGCCTGGGCAACTACCTGCGCAACTCGACCGAGCACCTGCTGTTCGCCACCAAAGGCACCGCACCCGTGCGGTTCCGGTCACAGCCGACGTGGATCCAGGCACCAGTCCAAGACCACTCCCACAAACCGGAAGAGCAGTACGCCCTCATCGAACGGATCTCGCCCGGACCCTACCTCGAACTGTTCGCCCGCCGGCAACCCCCGCACACCTCAGGGCGAGATCGGTGGCATGTCTGGGGCAACCAAATCCACAGCGACATCCACATCCCCGGCTATCCGGTACCCAACAACAACGGCAGCAGCGAGCCGATCACCAAGACCACGAAAGGAGGAACACCATGA
- a CDS encoding replication-relaxation family protein has protein sequence MGTHRFLSTHQVQQFCFPTSNELRLDSAARVTRRALLRLRLSGVVQPVTPRRVGGIEAGSGVQLWQLTSAGHRHAAELQPPGWRYRSGSQPSSRFVAHELAMADAHLAAMTAATAMNAALQVRIEKHATRLYTGLGGTALRLIPDLELRFAGHDTEGSYDDHWFVEVDMGSESLPTLLRKCEQYEAYYRSGTEQSTNGVFPLIVWVLHGPRAQQRKDELIKRITTLAARGQLTSQIHRVATTEQQLHQLLVTGGAT, from the coding sequence TTGGGCACCCACCGCTTCCTCTCGACGCATCAGGTGCAGCAGTTCTGCTTCCCCACCAGTAATGAGCTGCGCCTCGATTCAGCCGCCCGCGTCACCCGCCGCGCCTTACTGCGGCTGCGACTGTCCGGAGTGGTGCAGCCCGTCACACCACGCCGTGTCGGAGGCATCGAAGCCGGGTCAGGCGTGCAGCTATGGCAACTCACCAGTGCCGGGCACCGACACGCCGCCGAACTGCAACCACCCGGCTGGCGCTACCGCAGCGGCAGCCAACCCAGCAGCCGATTCGTCGCCCACGAACTCGCGATGGCCGACGCGCACCTGGCCGCCATGACCGCTGCCACTGCAATGAACGCCGCCCTACAAGTACGAATCGAGAAGCACGCGACGCGGCTCTACACCGGCCTCGGCGGCACAGCACTACGACTCATCCCTGATCTCGAGCTGCGCTTCGCCGGCCACGACACTGAAGGCAGCTACGACGATCACTGGTTCGTCGAAGTCGACATGGGCAGCGAATCCCTCCCAACACTGCTACGCAAATGCGAGCAGTACGAGGCGTACTACCGCTCCGGCACCGAGCAATCCACCAATGGTGTCTTCCCGCTCATCGTCTGGGTACTGCACGGACCACGCGCCCAGCAGCGCAAAGACGAACTGATCAAACGCATCACCACGCTTGCAGCACGCGGCCAACTCACCAGCCAAATCCATCGCGTCGCCACCACCGAACAGCAACTCCACCAACTGCTCGTCACCGGAGGCGCCACATGA
- a CDS encoding type IV secretory system conjugative DNA transfer family protein, translated as MTRPSSVWRELRFTEALSPDAVRALFLGLAALARQPRLVLEVIGTGGTLRWRLGADDDIALRKALHVVRTHLPTVLVSSTDVSLPSGMDSVQVAATLRISRHRQRPLRADAAAEQSAVTRSLLAALTQAGTKEVLRFQLVLGVRTWPRTVSGANGQKAPVDEVAKLGQHGFGCCIRVLAAFGSKERAGHLIGQVGAALRGLEAPGQAVRLLNCSPKSVTSVSSPFLWPLSLSVADLVPLGLPVAATPDTPLPGLRPRHPRLLPATKQHPSSGGICYGTSTVAAEHGVDREIHQGLRDGLQHRHILGPTGVGKSTLLAQQILHDIDAGLGQIVIDPKADLVTDLLARIPEHRRADVVVLDPGSARPVGFNSLGSVSTPAEADLVADQIVTVFTSLFGTGLGPRSTDLLHSSALSLARYRLTGGQASLALIPLLLTNVGLRRKVVAAVAPGDPLGLGAFWAEYDALSDDARAVIIRPLMNKLRTVLLRPSLRAVIGQLEPGFRIEQVFTENKILLVRLGKDRIGHEAASLLGSLIVADVWRAALTRLQVPASQRTQVGLVVDEAQDYVRLNSPLDDALAQARSLGMGVTLAHQYRKQLGGLLPGVDANTGSKIVFRLSGDDASATAHLFGDKLLVADDFATLPRYHAYARLLVDGSTAPWVSLTTRVLPAPIRDPIELQHASETTFGHPAQDTEAALIELTTPRGATATTRGPSAPGQSGAAPLGRVRRAPTPPPTTGDASDDAAPRINHRTRKEDDQ; from the coding sequence ATGACTAGACCCTCCTCCGTATGGCGCGAGCTGCGCTTCACTGAAGCGCTCTCGCCGGATGCCGTCCGTGCGCTGTTCCTCGGTCTGGCTGCACTGGCTCGGCAACCCCGGCTGGTGTTGGAAGTCATCGGGACCGGCGGGACGCTGCGGTGGCGGCTCGGTGCGGACGATGACATCGCGCTGCGGAAAGCGCTGCACGTGGTCCGCACGCACCTGCCGACGGTGCTGGTTTCTTCGACCGATGTCTCGCTGCCGTCTGGCATGGATTCGGTTCAGGTGGCGGCGACGCTGCGGATCTCACGGCACCGCCAGCGGCCACTGCGTGCCGATGCCGCTGCCGAACAGTCCGCGGTCACCCGCAGTCTGCTGGCAGCACTGACACAAGCTGGCACGAAGGAGGTGCTGCGGTTCCAACTAGTGCTTGGGGTCCGTACCTGGCCCCGCACCGTGTCGGGAGCGAATGGTCAGAAGGCACCAGTGGACGAGGTGGCCAAGCTCGGGCAGCACGGCTTCGGCTGCTGCATCCGAGTCCTAGCCGCCTTCGGTTCTAAGGAGCGTGCCGGTCACCTCATCGGGCAGGTCGGTGCCGCGCTGCGTGGGCTCGAAGCCCCCGGCCAAGCAGTTCGCCTGCTCAACTGCAGCCCGAAATCCGTCACCTCGGTGTCATCCCCATTCTTGTGGCCGCTCAGCTTGAGCGTCGCAGATCTAGTGCCGCTCGGCCTGCCCGTCGCCGCCACACCGGATACCCCATTACCGGGGCTGCGCCCCAGGCACCCACGGCTGCTGCCAGCAACGAAACAACACCCCTCATCGGGCGGCATCTGCTACGGGACCAGCACGGTGGCCGCCGAACACGGTGTCGACCGGGAGATCCATCAGGGGCTGCGCGACGGACTGCAGCACCGGCACATCCTGGGTCCGACCGGGGTCGGGAAATCGACGCTACTGGCGCAGCAAATCCTGCACGACATCGACGCCGGCCTGGGGCAGATTGTCATCGACCCGAAAGCGGATCTGGTGACGGACCTGCTGGCCCGCATCCCCGAGCATCGCCGAGCAGATGTGGTGGTGCTCGACCCGGGTTCAGCGCGACCCGTGGGGTTCAACAGCTTGGGCAGCGTCAGCACCCCGGCGGAAGCGGACCTGGTCGCGGATCAGATCGTCACCGTCTTCACCTCGCTGTTCGGGACCGGCCTCGGACCACGCTCCACCGACCTGCTCCATTCCTCCGCGCTGAGCCTGGCCCGGTACCGACTCACGGGTGGGCAGGCATCATTAGCGCTCATCCCACTACTACTCACAAATGTTGGACTCCGCCGCAAAGTCGTCGCAGCCGTAGCACCTGGTGATCCACTCGGGCTCGGCGCCTTCTGGGCCGAATACGACGCCCTCAGCGACGACGCCCGCGCCGTCATCATCCGGCCGCTCATGAACAAACTGCGCACCGTGCTGCTGCGTCCGAGCCTGCGCGCCGTCATCGGGCAACTCGAACCAGGCTTCCGGATCGAGCAGGTCTTCACCGAGAACAAGATCCTGCTGGTCCGGCTCGGGAAAGACCGCATCGGGCACGAAGCCGCCTCGCTGCTCGGCTCGCTCATCGTGGCCGACGTCTGGCGCGCCGCGCTGACCAGGTTGCAGGTCCCCGCCAGTCAGCGCACCCAGGTCGGCCTCGTCGTCGATGAAGCCCAGGACTACGTGCGACTGAACAGCCCCCTCGACGATGCCTTAGCGCAGGCCCGGTCCCTCGGAATGGGCGTCACCCTGGCTCACCAATACCGCAAACAACTCGGCGGGCTGCTGCCCGGTGTCGACGCCAACACCGGCAGCAAGATCGTCTTCCGGCTCTCCGGCGACGACGCTAGTGCGACCGCGCACCTGTTCGGCGACAAGCTCCTGGTCGCGGACGACTTCGCCACGTTGCCGCGCTACCACGCGTACGCCCGACTGCTGGTCGACGGCTCCACCGCGCCTTGGGTCTCCCTGACCACCCGGGTCCTACCCGCCCCGATCCGTGACCCCATCGAGTTGCAACATGCGTCGGAGACGACCTTCGGGCACCCAGCCCAGGACACCGAAGCCGCCCTGATCGAACTGACCACGCCCCGAGGTGCCACTGCCACGACACGCGGACCCAGCGCACCTGGTCAGTCGGGGGCGGCACCACTGGGCCGGGTACGCCGAGCCCCAACACCGCCACCCACCACAGGCGACGCATCAGACGACGCGGCACCCCGAATCAACCACCGCACACGAAAGGAGGACGACCAATGA
- a CDS encoding helix-turn-helix transcriptional regulator has translation MQPPALPEPLSARERSTLRLALVRWADLPQRASAVRIWDECRVALAQLVRLNVCYVVAIDPVRCTHTIEHVHHPAAGAETGIVGGPYGAHGLCARLLSSNTDYRYDEDNGRVFRTGFAHLDEFKARDAAAVHIYRPDGSLYGGFVASSLIPRQFTPHIREVMKWLAASAAIYRLSPSRRFEPLLYYPQLEEGELVNWVVDTLAAIRSSIHVASAHVRNDAAEAALGFLKEADALCFDAQGYAAATYGSSTDLARKLTARERQVMALLAADTTGHLTNARIAEQLGTSTANVKKIVASAIGKCEVRTRHDLRRLAFALRL, from the coding sequence ATGCAGCCTCCAGCCCTGCCGGAGCCTCTCTCTGCTCGAGAGCGCTCGACGCTTCGCCTCGCACTGGTGCGCTGGGCTGACCTGCCACAGCGGGCGAGCGCTGTGCGGATCTGGGACGAGTGCCGGGTTGCGCTTGCCCAGCTCGTTCGGCTCAACGTCTGCTACGTCGTCGCCATTGACCCGGTCCGTTGCACTCACACGATCGAGCACGTCCACCATCCGGCTGCCGGTGCGGAGACCGGCATCGTTGGCGGACCGTACGGAGCGCATGGCCTGTGCGCCCGGCTGCTCAGCAGCAATACGGACTACCGCTACGACGAGGATAACGGGCGAGTCTTCCGCACGGGATTCGCGCATCTCGATGAGTTCAAAGCTCGTGACGCCGCTGCGGTTCACATCTATCGGCCGGACGGCAGCCTTTATGGCGGGTTCGTCGCGTCATCGCTCATCCCACGCCAGTTCACGCCCCACATCAGGGAGGTCATGAAGTGGCTTGCTGCGAGCGCCGCAATCTACCGTCTGTCGCCATCCAGGCGGTTCGAACCGCTGCTTTACTATCCCCAGCTCGAAGAAGGCGAGCTTGTCAACTGGGTGGTCGACACCTTGGCCGCAATCCGAAGCTCCATCCATGTGGCTAGCGCGCACGTCAGGAACGACGCCGCAGAGGCGGCACTTGGTTTCCTGAAGGAGGCAGACGCACTCTGCTTTGACGCGCAGGGATACGCGGCGGCCACTTACGGGTCCTCAACCGACCTGGCAAGAAAACTGACCGCTCGCGAGAGACAGGTCATGGCGCTGCTGGCAGCCGATACAACTGGTCACCTCACCAACGCCCGGATCGCCGAGCAACTCGGCACCAGCACCGCCAACGTCAAGAAGATCGTTGCCAGCGCTATCGGCAAGTGTGAGGTCAGGACCCGACATGACCTTCGGCGGTTGGCCTTCGCACTACGGTTATGA
- a CDS encoding Lsr2 dimerization domain-containing protein produces the protein MDGVQCGIDLTGTNASKLRDALKPYIEHGRCVGGRKTSSTAAARRSTKTDPSQLPPSGNRHEALATRSPTGV, from the coding sequence CTGGATGGGGTGCAGTGCGGGATCGACCTGACCGGCACCAACGCCTCGAAATTGCGCGACGCCCTGAAGCCCTACATCGAGCATGGACGGTGTGTTGGAGGTCGCAAGACCAGCAGCACAGCAGCGGCACGGCGATCCACCAAGACAGACCCATCGCAACTGCCGCCATCCGGAAATAGGCACGAAGCGCTGGCTACAAGGTCTCCGACCGGGGTCTGA
- a CDS encoding helix-turn-helix domain-containing protein — protein MARAKELPEGWDEKARQIGIRLQRARQALDLSQEEVAHRAGISAYTYQKFEKGESKPGTPLNPRLTTLLALCDALQVSLHHVVND, from the coding sequence GTGGCGCGGGCGAAGGAACTTCCTGAGGGGTGGGATGAGAAAGCCCGCCAGATCGGTATCCGCCTGCAGCGCGCCCGCCAGGCGCTCGACCTTAGCCAGGAAGAAGTCGCTCACCGCGCAGGCATCTCGGCGTACACCTACCAGAAGTTCGAAAAGGGCGAATCCAAGCCCGGTACACCCTTGAATCCGCGGCTGACGACACTGCTCGCGCTATGCGACGCGCTGCAGGTCTCGCTCCATCACGTTGTCAATGATTAG